One region of Triticum aestivum cultivar Chinese Spring chromosome 6B, IWGSC CS RefSeq v2.1, whole genome shotgun sequence genomic DNA includes:
- the LOC123138619 gene encoding two-component response regulator ORR24: protein MGNGRDALASGAGEGIRVLVVDEDPIHLETMTQTLRGCGYQGMSCTLTSLQFHLNFFPCNTYTGDLTLLGRAVTTKASPVEALQELQENPDGIDLVMTVAHTRAEGIDGFTLLEQARDHYPVILFSGDATAETVRRGFIGGACDFLTKPLHDDVMRNICHHVNQRRLNIAPTAVHMNTDSHSNRIVHRDGNSGKRLIEMDDSNEGGSDGRITNGIKFHWTAHKHALFHRATNRLNETKDYTPGNMRELITEDNSENATTDKDSSDLQKNKGDYSTDWLSTMPTIPTHYNNSLNDYPKYQVSEGTFEFNIGSEGAINLNQISQPSNIATPVGYDFHGNDGSTTSLCGGTLRGRASNTKNGHGYTNGNGAHVGVLANGSMVSASQPSNLSQTAQQPMPTLNLFPSNTMFAMDNPNHIRQQELLPQLYPLIYDPSIGGIRMLTPSLDDGEDLLRTYLGENEDMQNTTSMDMAHGMQNAPTMDITLGITNSATVEMTQEISGDGAAGQTSAMQLQGHGSEFFNTDSTTVETAGISGTCGLGTDEMMHGVNMDAFNKFMNEKVCTILSISMPTFFYFIVLLKFART from the exons ATGGGGAACGGCCGCGACGCCTTGGCATCCGGCGCCGGCGAGGGGATTAGGGTCCTCGTTGTTGATGAAGACCCCATCCACCTCGAGACCATGACCCAAACACTCAGGGGCTGCGGGTACCAAGGTATGTCGTGTACCCTGACCTCGCTGCAGTTTCATCTTAATTTCTTCCCTTGCAACACCTATACCGGTGACCTCACATTGTTGGGGCGTGCAGTGACAACCAAAGCCTCGCCCGTCGAAGCACTGCAAGAGTTACAGGAGAACCCAGACGGGATTGACCTCGTCATGACGGTGGCGCACACCCGGGCGGAAGGAATCGATGGCTTCACCCTCCTCGAGCAGGCCAGGGATCATTACCCTGTCATCT TGTTCTCTGGCGACGCGACGGCAGAGACGGTGAGGAGGGGGTTCATTGGAGGTGCATGTGACTTCCTAACCAAGCCCCTGCATGATGATGTTATGCGCAACATCTGTCATCATGTCAACCAGCGGAGGCTCAACATTGCCCCTACCGCTGTCCACATGAACACTGATTCTCACAGCAACCGCATTGTCCATCGGGATGGCAATTCAGGAAAAAGACTAATAGAAATGGACGACTCCAATGAGGGGGGCTCTGATGGCAGGATCACCAATGGGATCAAGTTTCACTGGACTGCACATAAGCACGCACTATTCCACAGAGCCACCAACAGACTCAATGAAACAAAAG ACTATACTCCGGGAAATATGAGAGAACTTATTACGGAGGACAATAGTGAAAATGCAACTACAGATAAGGACAGCAGCGATCTGCAG AAAAACAAAGGTGACTACTCAACTGATTGGCTTTCAACCATGCCCACTATACCAACACACTATAACAATTCTTTGAATGACTATCCGAAATATCAAGTTAGTGAGGGAACTTTCGAGTTCAATATAGGATCTGAGGGAGCTATAAATCTTAACCAAATAAGTCAGCCAAGTAATATTGCAACACCAGTTGGTTATGATTTTCATGGAAATGATGGCAGCACGACTAGTCTTTGTGGAGGTACTCTTAGGGGACGAGCATCTAATACTAAAAATGGTCACGGTTATACTAATGGTAATGGTGCTCATGTTGGAGTTCTAGCAAATGGAAGCATGGTTAGTGCATCACAACCATCCAATCTTTCACAAACAGCACAGCAGCCAATGCCCACTTTGAATTTATTTCCAAGTAATACAATGTTTGCCATGGATAATCCAAACCATATAAGGCAACAGGAGCTTCTACCACAGTTATATCCACTCATCTATGACCCTAGCATTGGAGGGATAAGGATGTTGACTCCGTCTCTAGATGATGGTGAAGACCTCCTCAGAACCTACCTTGGTGAGAACGAGGACATGCAAAACACCACAAGCATGGACATGGCCCATGGAATGCAGAATGCACCAACCATGGACATTACACTAGGAATAACGAATTCTGCAACTGTGGAGATGACCCAAGAAATTTCAGGAGATGGTGCTGCTGGTCAGACCAGTGCAATGCAGCTTCAAGGCCACGGCAGTGAGTTTTTCAATACGGATAGTACTACTGTTGAAACAGCCGGCATATCAGGTACATGTGGACTAGGAACAGATGAGATGATGCATGGGGTAAATATGGATGCATTTAACAAATTTATGAATGAGAAGGTATGTACTATTCTCAGTATTAGCATGCCTACATTTTTCTATTTCATTGTCCTTCTAAAATTTGCGAGAACTTAA